A region of Streptomyces cinnamoneus DNA encodes the following proteins:
- the meaB gene encoding methylmalonyl Co-A mutase-associated GTPase MeaB, whose protein sequence is MADVPTLVEQAREGRPRAVARLISLVEGASPQLREVMAALAPLTGNAYVVGLTGSPGVGKSTSTSALVTAYRRMGKRVGVLAVDPSSPFSGGALLGDRVRMSDHASDPGVYIRSMATRGHLGGLAWAAPQAIRVLDAAGCDVVLVETVGVGQSEVEIASQADTSVVLLAPGMGDGIQAAKAGILEIGDVYVVNKADRDGADATARELNHMLGLGEARAAGDWRPPIVKTVAARGEGIDEVVEALEKHRAWMEERGVLAGRRRARAAHEVETIAVTALRERIGDLRGDRRLDALAERVVGGALDPYAAADELVAGVTSA, encoded by the coding sequence ATGGCGGACGTCCCCACCCTGGTCGAGCAGGCGCGAGAGGGCCGGCCCCGGGCCGTGGCCCGGCTGATCTCACTGGTGGAGGGGGCGTCCCCGCAGCTGCGCGAGGTGATGGCGGCGTTGGCCCCGCTCACCGGCAACGCCTACGTGGTCGGGCTGACCGGCTCGCCCGGGGTCGGCAAGTCGACCTCCACCTCGGCGCTGGTCACGGCCTACCGCCGGATGGGCAAGCGGGTGGGCGTGCTCGCCGTGGACCCCTCCTCGCCCTTCTCCGGCGGCGCGCTCCTGGGCGACCGGGTGCGGATGTCCGATCACGCCTCGGACCCGGGCGTCTACATCCGCTCGATGGCCACGCGCGGCCACCTCGGCGGCCTTGCGTGGGCCGCCCCGCAGGCGATCCGCGTGCTGGACGCGGCCGGCTGCGACGTGGTGCTCGTGGAGACGGTCGGCGTCGGCCAGTCGGAGGTGGAGATCGCCTCGCAGGCCGACACGTCCGTGGTGCTGCTGGCCCCCGGCATGGGGGACGGGATCCAGGCCGCGAAGGCCGGGATCCTGGAGATCGGCGACGTGTACGTGGTCAACAAGGCGGACCGGGACGGCGCGGACGCCACGGCCCGGGAGCTCAACCACATGCTGGGCCTGGGCGAGGCCCGTGCCGCGGGCGACTGGCGGCCCCCCATCGTCAAGACGGTGGCCGCGCGCGGCGAGGGCATCGACGAGGTGGTCGAGGCGCTGGAGAAGCACCGGGCGTGGATGGAGGAGCGGGGCGTGCTGGCCGGGCGCCGGCGGGCCCGCGCGGCGCACGAGGTCGAGACGATCGCGGTGACGGCGCTGCGGGAGCGGATCGGGGACCTGCGGGGTGACCGCCGGCTGGACGCCCTCGCCGAGCGCGTGGTGGGCGGTGCGCTCGATCCGTACGCGGCGGCGGACGAGCTGGTGGCGGGCGTGACCAGCGCCTGA
- a CDS encoding AIM24 family protein, which translates to MPFRLLNSRMVEAQVVPGQRLFSQRGAMLAYKGEVSFTPSITGGQGGVMGMIGRRIANEATPLMTVEGSGTVMFGHGGHHVHVIDLNGDTLYVEADRLLAFDGTLQQGTMFMGSQGGVMGMVRGQVTGQGLFTTTLKGHGSVAVMAHGGFIELPITGKRPVVVDPQAYVAHRGEVRNKLSAAIGWREVVGRGSGEAFRLELSGNGTVYVQASEEKL; encoded by the coding sequence ATGCCCTTCCGGCTCTTGAACTCGCGCATGGTCGAGGCCCAGGTCGTACCGGGCCAGCGGCTGTTCAGCCAGCGCGGGGCGATGCTCGCCTACAAGGGCGAGGTCTCCTTCACCCCCAGCATCACCGGCGGGCAGGGCGGGGTGATGGGGATGATCGGCCGCCGGATCGCGAACGAGGCCACGCCGCTGATGACCGTCGAGGGCAGCGGGACGGTGATGTTCGGGCACGGCGGCCACCACGTCCACGTGATCGACCTGAACGGCGACACCCTCTACGTGGAGGCCGACCGGCTGCTCGCGTTCGACGGGACGCTCCAGCAAGGGACGATGTTCATGGGGTCCCAGGGAGGCGTGATGGGCATGGTGCGCGGTCAGGTCACCGGGCAGGGCCTGTTCACCACCACGCTCAAGGGCCACGGCTCGGTGGCGGTGATGGCCCACGGCGGCTTCATCGAACTGCCGATCACCGGCAAGCGGCCCGTGGTCGTCGACCCGCAGGCCTACGTCGCCCACCGCGGCGAGGTGCGCAACAAGCTGTCGGCCGCCATCGGCTGGCGCGAGGTCGTCGGCCGTGGTTCCGGGGAGGCGTTCCGCCTCGAACTGTCGGGCAACGGCACGGTGTACGTGCAGGCGTCGGAGGAAAAGCTGTGA
- a CDS encoding AIM24 family protein translates to MNGPVTHDATTLPVDDNVNPYTFSVDLNGQWFLQKGKMIAYYGQIDFHGIGHGPLDRLISGSFHSPLHAADWVVAEGRGKMLLADRSFDVNSYDLEDGNLTVRSGNLLAFQPSLSLKQSIIPGFLTLIGTGKFVAASNGPVVFVEPPIRVDPQALVGWADCPSPCHHYDHQYLRGVMGGVRRLTGLGGASGEEHQYEFVGAGTVLLQSTEQMMEEISTGETPPDHEGGSPASPGNQPMTPRLPGQLGDLQRRFGL, encoded by the coding sequence GTGAACGGCCCGGTCACCCATGACGCGACCACCCTTCCGGTGGACGACAACGTCAATCCGTACACCTTCAGCGTGGACCTCAACGGCCAGTGGTTTCTGCAGAAGGGGAAGATGATCGCCTACTACGGGCAGATCGACTTCCACGGCATCGGCCACGGCCCGCTGGACCGGCTGATCTCGGGGAGCTTCCACTCGCCCCTGCACGCCGCGGACTGGGTGGTCGCCGAGGGGCGCGGCAAGATGCTGCTGGCGGACCGGTCCTTCGACGTCAACTCCTACGACCTGGAGGACGGCAACCTCACGGTGCGCTCGGGCAACCTCCTCGCCTTCCAGCCGTCACTGTCGCTGAAGCAGTCGATCATCCCCGGCTTCCTCACCCTCATCGGGACGGGGAAGTTCGTGGCCGCCTCCAACGGCCCGGTCGTCTTCGTGGAGCCGCCGATCCGGGTGGACCCGCAGGCGCTGGTGGGCTGGGCGGACTGCCCCTCGCCCTGCCACCACTACGACCACCAGTACCTGCGCGGGGTCATGGGCGGGGTGCGGCGGCTGACGGGCCTCGGCGGCGCCTCCGGCGAGGAGCACCAGTACGAGTTCGTCGGGGCGGGGACGGTGCTGCTCCAGTCGACCGAGCAGATGATGGAGGAGATCAGCACGGGCGAGACGCCGCCGGATCACGAGGGCGGATCACCCGCAAGCCCCGGAAACCAGCCAATGACGCCGCGTCTACCGGGCCAGCTGGGCGACCTCCAGCGCCGCTTCGGGCTGTGA
- the mce gene encoding methylmalonyl-CoA epimerase: protein MLTRIDHIGIACSDLDKTVEFYRATYGFEVFHTEVNEEQGVREAMLKINETSDGGASYLQLLQPTRDDSPVGKWLAKNGEGVHHIAFGTADVDTDSEAIRDKGVRVLYEQPRTGSMGSRITFLHPKDCHGVLTELVTSAPVAETDH, encoded by the coding sequence ATGCTGACGCGCATCGACCACATCGGGATCGCCTGCTCCGACCTCGACAAGACCGTCGAGTTCTACCGTGCCACGTACGGATTCGAGGTGTTCCACACCGAGGTCAACGAGGAGCAGGGCGTCCGCGAGGCCATGCTCAAAATCAACGAGACCTCCGACGGCGGGGCCTCCTACCTGCAACTGCTCCAGCCCACGCGCGACGACTCCCCCGTCGGCAAGTGGCTCGCCAAGAACGGCGAGGGCGTTCACCACATCGCGTTCGGTACGGCGGACGTCGACACCGACTCCGAGGCCATCCGCGACAAGGGCGTCCGGGTCCTCTACGAGCAGCCGCGCACCGGATCCATGGGCTCCCGCATCACCTTCCTCCACCCCAAGGACTGCCACGGGGTCCTGACGGAACTGGTCACCTCCGCGCCTGTCGCGGAGACGGACCACTGA
- a CDS encoding MarR family winged helix-turn-helix transcriptional regulator, with protein sequence MDTENGTRWLSDEEQATWRTHLDVSRLLMHQLERDLQPFGLTNNDYEILVNLSESEDHRMRMSDLATATLQSKSRLSHQITRMENAGLVRRENCESDRRGLFAVLTDHGWDTMRQVAPHHVASVREHFIDLLSPEDLKALREALTPVAGHLRSARGKI encoded by the coding sequence ATGGACACCGAGAACGGCACCCGCTGGCTCAGCGACGAGGAACAGGCCACTTGGCGCACCCACCTGGACGTGAGCCGGCTGCTGATGCACCAGCTCGAACGGGACCTACAGCCGTTCGGCCTCACCAACAACGACTACGAGATCCTGGTCAACCTCTCGGAGTCGGAGGACCACCGCATGCGGATGAGCGACCTCGCCACCGCCACCCTGCAGTCCAAGAGCCGCCTCTCCCACCAGATCACGCGCATGGAGAACGCCGGCCTCGTCCGCCGGGAGAACTGCGAGTCCGACCGGCGGGGGCTCTTCGCCGTCCTGACCGACCACGGCTGGGACACGATGCGCCAGGTCGCGCCCCACCACGTCGCGTCCGTCCGCGAGCACTTCATAGACCTGCTGTCGCCGGAGGACCTCAAGGCGCTGCGTGAGGCGCTGACCCCGGTGGCCGGACACCTGCGCTCGGCGCGCGGCAAGATCTGA
- a CDS encoding acetyl-CoA C-acetyltransferase, with protein sequence MTGTNGNSGTTSVIVAGARTPMGRLLGSLRSFSASDLGGVAIKAALDRAGIGGDQVQYVIMGQVLTAGAGQIPARQAAVKAGIPMSVPALTVNKVCLSGLDAIALADQLIRAGEFDVVVAGGQESMTNAPHLLPKSREGYKYGAIEMLDAMAYDGLTDPFEGIAMGESTEKHNARLGIRRPEQDEIAALSHQRAAAAQKNGLFEAEITPVEIPQRKGEPVVCSKDEGIRAETTVETLAKLRPAFAKDGTITAGTASQISDGAAAVVVMSKAKAEELGLAWIAEIGAHGNVAGPDNSLQSQPSNAIKHALGKEGITVDDLDLIEINEAFAAVSVQSMKDLGVSPEKVNVNGGAIALGHPIGMSGARLVLHLALELKRRGGGVGAAALCGGGGQGDALILRVPGN encoded by the coding sequence ATGACTGGTACCAACGGCAATTCCGGCACGACCTCCGTCATCGTCGCGGGCGCCCGGACGCCCATGGGACGGCTGCTGGGATCGCTGCGCAGCTTCTCCGCCTCCGACCTGGGGGGCGTGGCCATCAAGGCCGCCCTCGACCGGGCCGGCATCGGTGGCGACCAGGTGCAGTACGTGATCATGGGGCAGGTCCTGACGGCCGGCGCCGGTCAGATCCCGGCCCGCCAGGCCGCCGTGAAGGCCGGCATCCCCATGTCGGTGCCCGCGCTGACGGTCAACAAGGTCTGCCTCTCCGGCCTCGACGCGATCGCGCTGGCCGACCAGCTCATCCGCGCGGGTGAGTTCGACGTCGTGGTGGCCGGTGGCCAGGAGTCCATGACCAACGCCCCGCACCTGCTGCCCAAGTCCCGCGAGGGGTACAAGTACGGCGCGATCGAGATGCTCGACGCCATGGCGTACGACGGGCTGACGGACCCCTTCGAGGGCATCGCCATGGGCGAGTCGACCGAGAAGCACAACGCCCGCCTGGGAATCCGCCGCCCCGAGCAGGACGAGATCGCGGCCCTGTCGCACCAGCGGGCCGCCGCCGCCCAGAAGAACGGCCTCTTCGAAGCCGAGATCACCCCCGTGGAGATCCCGCAGCGCAAGGGCGAGCCGGTGGTCTGCAGCAAGGACGAGGGCATCCGCGCGGAGACCACGGTGGAGACGCTGGCCAAGCTGCGGCCCGCCTTCGCCAAGGACGGCACCATCACCGCCGGCACGGCCTCCCAGATCTCCGACGGTGCCGCGGCCGTGGTCGTCATGAGCAAGGCCAAGGCGGAGGAGCTGGGCCTGGCCTGGATCGCCGAGATCGGCGCCCACGGCAACGTGGCCGGCCCCGACAACTCCCTCCAGTCCCAGCCGTCCAACGCCATAAAGCACGCGTTGGGCAAGGAAGGGATCACGGTGGACGACCTCGACCTGATCGAGATCAATGAGGCATTCGCGGCCGTCTCCGTGCAGTCAATGAAGGATCTGGGCGTATCGCCGGAAAAGGTGAACGTCAACGGCGGAGCCATCGCGCTCGGCCACCCGATCGGCATGTCGGGTGCCCGGCTGGTGCTCCACCTCGCGCTGGAGCTCAAGCGGCGCGGCGGCGGCGTGGGCGCGGCCGCGCTGTGCGGTGGCGGCGGTCAGGGCGACGCCCTGATCCTGCGCGTTCCGGGCAACTGA
- the scy gene encoding polarized growth protein Scy: protein MDRAVRGYDRYEADDHLSKFEAEMERLRTEREKAVQHADDLGYQVEVLRAKLHEARRNLAHRPAYDSADIGYQAEQLLRNAQIQAEQLRTDAEREVREARAQTQRLLQEQAERQARMEAELHAEAVARRQRLDEELNERRRTVESHVNENVSWAEQLRARTEAQARRLLEESRAEAEAALAAARTEAQRLTEQASGRLGAAAEEARAEAEAILRRARTDAERLLTAASAQAQEATDHAEQLRTATSAESDQARSAATELTRAAEARMQEADTALREARAEAEKLVAEAKEAATARLSSAESDNEQRTRTARAEIARLVSEATKEAEALRAEAEQLRADAAAEAERLVAEAAEKARSAVAEDSAAQLAKAARTAEEVLAKASQDAQAATKAAAVEAERIRKEAEAEAERLRAQAADTAEQLKGEAKDDTKEYRAKTVELQEEARRLRAEAEQLRADAVAEGERLRSEARREALQQIEEAASTAEELLVKAKADAEETRAGATAESERVRAEAAERAATLRKQAEEALERARTEAEEMAEEAEDHAERVRSEAAEAARAAREEAEKAARARRLEADAELTRLQTEAEQRVEAAETALREARAEAEKLRREAAEEAERLRSEAAERVRTLSAQAETDAERLRSEAAAEASGARAEGEATAARLREEAEAEAERLRTEAQEAADRVRAEANAAAERTAAEAAEALTAAQEEAARRRREAEELLGDARTEAQAEREAAREQSEELLASARTRVAEAQEESRRLVEEAERRASELVAAAEQTAQQVRDAVAGLHEQAEEEIAGLRSAAEHNAERTVTDAQIEADRVRAEAYAERERADEDAARTRAEAKAASEAAEQQAEQTLADAARVLDEAREAANVRRSEAARQADELVAEATTEAERLVAEATRTVEEAREAADAQRAEAAEQAERTVADADADADRLRAEAARMVDEAREAANARRAEAAQQADELIAEATAEAEKMAAEATRTVEEAREAADAHRAEASADADRLIADAAEMVEAARKDAALFEEKAREAAEAHRAEADADAERLRAEAARTVDEAREAANARRSEAARQADELVSEATTEAERLVAEATRTVEEAREAADAQQAEAAEQAERTLADAAAEAERLRAAAAEAKAKADEKADAVVAKATAEAERMVADASAKAQQMRTDASDALASAEQDAARTRAEAREDANKMRTEGRAEAERIVNEAAELTSSAQDDADRILDKAREAANARRAEAAEQADELIAKAADEARKMADEAARALAEAQAAATAHRAEATEQAERTLAEAGAEAERLRADADAVLEAARDEAGRTTDEAREAANARRAEAAEQADSLIAEATAEAERMATEAGEALAAAQEDANSTRAESAKIKADAVLEAERLRAEARAEGERTVDEARDAGARRLADAAEQADALVAKAQEEALRAAAAAEEQADTMVGAARREAERIVAEATGEGNALVEQARADANSLLSEARGDATGIRERAEDLRSRIEAEVEELHERARREAAEAMQSAGERCDKLVEAATEQLASAEKKAEKLRSEAAGEANKVRIAAVKKAEGLIKEAEQKKAAAVREAERLRTEAQEEAARLLEEGKRELEVLVRRREDIQAEISRVQDVLEALESFESPGAGGSKDGGVKATAGVGATRSGGKQSQK, encoded by the coding sequence ATGGACCGCGCTGTGCGGGGGTACGACCGCTACGAGGCTGACGACCACCTCTCGAAGTTCGAGGCCGAGATGGAGCGGCTGCGGACCGAGCGGGAGAAGGCGGTCCAGCACGCCGACGACCTCGGCTATCAGGTCGAGGTGCTGCGCGCCAAGCTCCACGAGGCGCGCCGCAATCTCGCTCACCGTCCCGCCTACGACTCGGCGGACATCGGCTATCAGGCCGAACAACTGCTGCGCAATGCCCAGATCCAGGCCGAGCAGCTGCGCACCGACGCCGAGCGCGAGGTGCGCGAGGCCCGGGCCCAGACGCAGCGCCTGCTCCAGGAGCAGGCCGAGCGGCAGGCCCGCATGGAGGCCGAGCTGCACGCCGAGGCGGTGGCCCGCCGGCAGCGGCTGGACGAGGAGCTCAACGAGCGCCGCCGCACCGTCGAGTCGCACGTCAACGAGAACGTGTCCTGGGCCGAGCAGCTGCGCGCCCGCACCGAGGCCCAGGCGCGCCGCCTGCTGGAGGAGTCCCGGGCCGAGGCCGAGGCGGCGCTGGCCGCCGCGCGGACCGAGGCGCAGCGGCTGACCGAGCAGGCCAGCGGCCGGCTCGGGGCCGCGGCCGAGGAGGCCCGTGCCGAAGCCGAAGCGATCCTGCGCCGCGCGCGCACGGACGCCGAGCGGCTGCTGACGGCCGCCTCCGCGCAGGCGCAGGAGGCCACCGACCACGCCGAGCAGCTGCGCACGGCGACGAGCGCCGAGTCCGACCAGGCCCGCAGCGCCGCCACCGAGCTGACCCGTGCCGCCGAGGCGCGGATGCAGGAGGCGGACACGGCGCTGCGCGAGGCCCGGGCCGAGGCCGAGAAGCTGGTCGCCGAGGCCAAGGAGGCCGCGACGGCGCGCCTGTCGAGCGCCGAGTCCGACAACGAGCAGCGCACCCGCACCGCCCGCGCCGAGATCGCGCGGCTGGTGAGCGAGGCCACCAAGGAGGCGGAGGCCCTGCGGGCCGAGGCCGAGCAGCTGCGTGCCGACGCCGCCGCCGAGGCGGAGCGGCTGGTGGCCGAGGCCGCCGAGAAGGCGCGCAGCGCCGTGGCCGAGGACTCGGCCGCGCAGCTGGCCAAGGCGGCCCGCACGGCCGAGGAGGTGCTGGCCAAGGCGTCGCAGGACGCCCAGGCCGCCACGAAGGCCGCCGCCGTGGAGGCGGAGCGCATCCGCAAGGAGGCCGAGGCCGAGGCCGAGCGGCTGCGGGCGCAGGCCGCCGACACGGCCGAGCAGCTCAAGGGCGAGGCCAAGGACGACACCAAGGAGTACCGGGCCAAGACGGTCGAGCTCCAGGAGGAGGCGCGCCGGCTGCGGGCCGAGGCCGAGCAGCTGCGGGCGGACGCCGTCGCCGAGGGCGAGCGGCTGCGCAGCGAGGCGCGCCGCGAGGCGCTCCAGCAGATCGAGGAGGCCGCCAGCACGGCCGAGGAGCTGCTGGTCAAGGCCAAGGCGGATGCCGAGGAGACGCGCGCGGGCGCGACCGCCGAGAGCGAGCGGGTGCGTGCGGAGGCGGCCGAGCGGGCCGCGACCTTGCGCAAGCAGGCCGAGGAGGCCCTGGAGCGGGCGCGCACCGAGGCCGAGGAGATGGCCGAGGAGGCCGAGGACCACGCCGAGCGCGTGCGCTCGGAGGCGGCCGAGGCCGCCCGGGCGGCGCGCGAGGAGGCCGAGAAGGCGGCCCGCGCCCGCCGTCTGGAGGCCGACGCGGAGCTGACCCGTCTTCAGACGGAGGCCGAGCAGCGGGTCGAGGCGGCGGAGACGGCGCTGCGCGAGGCCCGCGCGGAGGCCGAGAAGCTGCGCCGCGAGGCCGCCGAGGAGGCCGAGAGGCTGCGCTCGGAGGCCGCCGAGCGGGTGCGCACGCTGTCGGCGCAGGCCGAGACGGACGCCGAGCGGCTGCGGTCCGAGGCCGCCGCCGAGGCGTCCGGGGCGCGAGCCGAGGGCGAGGCCACGGCCGCGCGGCTGCGCGAGGAGGCCGAGGCCGAGGCCGAGCGGCTGCGCACGGAGGCGCAGGAGGCGGCCGACCGGGTGCGGGCCGAGGCGAACGCCGCCGCCGAGCGGACGGCCGCCGAGGCCGCCGAGGCGCTGACCGCCGCGCAGGAGGAGGCCGCCCGCCGCCGCCGCGAGGCGGAGGAGCTGCTCGGTGACGCCCGTACGGAGGCGCAGGCCGAGCGCGAGGCGGCGCGCGAGCAGAGCGAGGAGCTGCTGGCGTCGGCGCGCACACGGGTCGCCGAGGCTCAGGAGGAGAGCCGGCGCCTGGTCGAGGAGGCCGAGCGGCGGGCGTCCGAGCTGGTCGCCGCCGCGGAGCAGACCGCGCAGCAGGTGCGGGACGCGGTGGCCGGGCTGCACGAGCAGGCCGAGGAGGAGATCGCCGGGCTGCGTTCGGCGGCCGAGCACAACGCCGAGCGCACGGTGACGGACGCTCAGATCGAGGCGGACCGGGTCCGCGCCGAGGCGTACGCCGAGCGCGAGCGCGCGGACGAGGACGCGGCGCGCACCCGTGCGGAGGCGAAGGCCGCCTCGGAGGCCGCGGAGCAGCAGGCCGAGCAGACGCTCGCGGACGCGGCCCGGGTGCTGGACGAGGCCCGCGAGGCGGCGAACGTCCGGCGCTCGGAGGCGGCGCGGCAGGCCGACGAGCTGGTCGCGGAGGCGACCACCGAGGCCGAGCGCCTGGTCGCCGAGGCCACCCGCACCGTGGAGGAGGCCCGCGAGGCCGCCGACGCCCAGCGGGCCGAGGCCGCCGAGCAGGCCGAGCGCACCGTGGCCGACGCCGACGCGGACGCCGACCGGCTGCGGGCGGAGGCCGCGCGCATGGTCGACGAGGCCCGCGAGGCGGCCAACGCCCGCCGGGCGGAGGCGGCCCAGCAGGCCGACGAGCTGATCGCCGAGGCCACGGCCGAGGCGGAGAAGATGGCCGCCGAGGCCACCCGCACCGTGGAGGAAGCCCGTGAGGCCGCCGACGCGCACCGGGCGGAGGCGTCGGCGGACGCGGACCGGCTCATCGCCGACGCGGCCGAGATGGTGGAGGCCGCCCGCAAGGACGCGGCCCTGTTCGAGGAGAAGGCCCGCGAGGCGGCCGAGGCCCACCGGGCCGAGGCGGACGCCGACGCGGAGCGGCTGCGCGCGGAGGCGGCCCGTACGGTCGACGAGGCCCGCGAGGCCGCGAACGCCCGCCGGTCGGAGGCGGCCCGGCAGGCCGACGAGCTCGTCTCGGAGGCGACCACCGAGGCCGAACGCCTGGTCGCCGAGGCCACCCGCACCGTGGAGGAGGCCCGCGAGGCCGCCGACGCCCAGCAGGCGGAGGCCGCCGAGCAGGCCGAGCGCACCCTCGCCGACGCCGCCGCGGAGGCGGAGCGGCTGCGGGCCGCCGCGGCCGAGGCCAAGGCGAAGGCCGACGAGAAGGCCGACGCGGTGGTCGCCAAGGCGACCGCCGAGGCCGAGCGGATGGTGGCGGACGCGTCCGCCAAGGCGCAGCAGATGCGGACCGACGCCTCCGACGCGCTGGCGTCGGCGGAGCAGGACGCGGCGCGGACGCGGGCGGAGGCCCGCGAGGACGCGAACAAGATGCGCACCGAGGGCCGCGCCGAGGCGGAGCGGATCGTCAACGAGGCGGCCGAGCTGACCTCGTCCGCGCAGGACGACGCCGACCGCATCCTGGACAAGGCGCGCGAGGCGGCGAACGCCCGCCGGGCGGAGGCCGCCGAGCAGGCGGACGAGCTGATCGCCAAGGCGGCGGACGAGGCGCGGAAGATGGCCGACGAGGCCGCCCGCGCCCTGGCCGAGGCCCAGGCGGCGGCGACGGCGCACCGGGCGGAGGCCACCGAGCAGGCCGAGCGCACCCTGGCCGAGGCGGGCGCGGAGGCGGAGCGGCTGCGGGCCGACGCCGACGCGGTGCTGGAGGCCGCCCGGGACGAGGCCGGCCGCACCACCGACGAGGCCCGCGAGGCGGCGAACGCCCGCCGGGCGGAGGCCGCCGAGCAGGCGGACAGCCTCATCGCCGAGGCGACCGCCGAGGCCGAGCGGATGGCCACCGAGGCCGGCGAGGCCCTCGCGGCCGCCCAGGAGGACGCCAACAGCACCCGCGCCGAGTCCGCGAAGATCAAGGCCGACGCCGTGCTGGAGGCCGAGCGGCTGCGCGCCGAGGCGCGGGCCGAGGGCGAACGCACGGTCGACGAGGCGCGGGACGCGGGCGCCAGGCGGCTGGCGGACGCCGCCGAGCAGGCCGACGCCCTCGTCGCCAAGGCGCAGGAGGAGGCCCTGCGGGCCGCCGCCGCGGCCGAGGAGCAGGCCGACACGATGGTGGGCGCGGCCCGCCGCGAGGCCGAGCGGATCGTCGCGGAGGCGACCGGCGAGGGCAACGCCCTGGTCGAGCAGGCCCGGGCGGACGCCAACAGCCTGCTGTCCGAGGCCCGTGGGGACGCCACCGGCATAAGGGAGCGGGCCGAGGACCTGCGGTCCCGCATCGAGGCCGAGGTGGAGGAGCTGCACGAGCGCGCCCGCCGGGAGGCGGCCGAGGCGATGCAGTCGGCGGGCGAGCGCTGCGACAAGCTGGTCGAGGCGGCCACGGAGCAGCTGGCGAGCGCCGAGAAGAAGGCGGAGAAGCTGCGTTCCGAGGCGGCCGGGGAGGCCAACAAGGTGCGCATCGCCGCCGTGAAGAAGGCCGAGGGCCTGATCAAGGAGGCGGAGCAGAAGAAGGCCGCCGCCGTACGCGAGGCGGAGCGCCTGCGCACCGAGGCTCAGGAGGAGGCCGCACGGCTTCTGGAGGAAGGAAAGCGGGAGTTGGAGGTGCTGGTCCGTCGCCGTGAGGACATTCAGGCCGAGATTTCCCGTGTCCAGGACGTGTTGGAGGCGTTGGAATCATTTGAGTCCCCCGGGGCAGGCGGCTCCAAGGACGGCGGGGTGAAGGCGACGGCAGGTGTCGGCGCTACTCGATCGGGTGGCAAGCAGTCCCAGAAGTAG
- a CDS encoding AIM24 family protein codes for MAQFRLHGSKVLAVDMAGDAVKAKNGSMVAYEGDMAFKKMTGGGDGLRGMVTRRLTGEQMDMMEVKGTGTCYFADRASEINLVTLRGETLYVEASNLLCTDTALRTGTTFTGLRGASQGNGLFTTTVEGSGQAAVLSAGTAIVLRVTKQMPLQVDPGAYIAHTGRLKQHFQIGVNFRRTSIGEGSGEAFQIRFEGDGLVYVQPSERNTIGGDL; via the coding sequence GTGGCTCAGTTTCGGCTCCATGGGAGCAAGGTTCTCGCCGTCGACATGGCGGGGGACGCGGTCAAGGCCAAGAACGGGTCGATGGTCGCGTACGAGGGCGATATGGCGTTCAAGAAGATGACCGGCGGCGGTGACGGCCTGCGCGGCATGGTCACGCGGCGGCTCACCGGCGAGCAGATGGACATGATGGAGGTGAAGGGGACCGGCACCTGCTACTTCGCCGACCGGGCGAGCGAGATCAATCTGGTGACGCTGCGCGGCGAGACGCTGTACGTGGAGGCCAGCAACCTCCTGTGCACGGACACGGCACTGCGGACGGGCACCACGTTCACCGGACTGCGGGGCGCCTCGCAGGGCAACGGCCTGTTCACGACGACGGTGGAGGGTTCCGGGCAGGCGGCCGTCCTCTCCGCGGGCACGGCGATCGTGCTGCGGGTGACCAAGCAGATGCCCCTGCAGGTCGACCCGGGTGCGTACATCGCGCACACCGGCAGGCTCAAGCAGCACTTCCAGATCGGCGTGAACTTCCGCCGCACGTCCATCGGCGAGGGCTCGGGCGAGGCCTTCCAGATCCGCTTCGAGGGTGACGGGCTCGTCTACGTCCAGCCCAGCGAGCGCAACACCATCGGGGGTGACCTGTGA